In the genome of Enterococcus hirae ATCC 9790, one region contains:
- a CDS encoding chorismate mutase has protein sequence MTIRTEKEKMIAGELYFANDPELVADRQYARSQSTIINQAETAELRSQLLKETFGKTGEKIYMEPTINFDYGYNIRVGENFYANYNCTFLDVSTIEIGDNCMFAPNVQLYTATHPLHPVKRNSGLEYAKPIKIGHNVWLGGGVIITPGVTLGNNVVVGAGSVVTKSFPDNVVIAGNPARVIKKILEDQQPEKLEDLRQTIDQIDQQIVKLLEKRMDTVTKIGETKQASKKAVYDEKREQEVLEKIASRLENTKYKETITATYIDLMKHSRDYQNELNGEKVDD, from the coding sequence ATGACCATTAGAACAGAAAAAGAAAAAATGATTGCTGGCGAATTATATTTTGCTAATGATCCGGAATTAGTAGCGGATCGTCAATACGCAAGAAGCCAAAGTACGATCATCAACCAAGCAGAAACAGCAGAGCTACGTTCTCAATTACTAAAAGAAACCTTTGGAAAAACGGGAGAAAAAATCTACATGGAGCCAACGATCAATTTTGATTATGGTTACAATATTCGTGTAGGTGAAAACTTCTATGCGAACTACAACTGTACATTTTTAGATGTAAGTACGATCGAAATCGGCGACAATTGCATGTTTGCGCCAAATGTTCAACTTTATACAGCCACTCATCCACTTCATCCAGTGAAAAGAAATAGTGGCTTAGAATATGCGAAACCAATCAAAATTGGTCATAATGTCTGGCTTGGTGGTGGTGTGATCATTACGCCAGGTGTTACGTTAGGAAACAATGTCGTAGTTGGAGCGGGTTCTGTTGTAACTAAATCTTTTCCTGATAATGTAGTGATTGCAGGTAATCCTGCTCGAGTAATCAAAAAAATATTAGAAGATCAACAACCAGAAAAACTTGAAGACTTACGTCAAACAATCGATCAGATTGATCAACAAATCGTCAAATTACTAGAAAAACGTATGGACACGGTAACGAAAATTGGCGAAACCAAACAAGCATCGAAAAAAGCAGTCTATGACGAAAAAAGGGAGCAAGAAGTATTAGAAAAAATCGCTAGTCGGTTAGAAAATACGAAATATAAAGAAACGATCACAGCGACATATATCGATCTGATGAAACATTCTCGTGACTATCAAAATGAATTAAATGGGGAGAAAGTGGATGATTGA
- a CDS encoding NAD-dependent protein deacylase, whose amino-acid sequence MKKVTVEEAVATIATSSKITFLTGAGVSTPSGIPDYRSLKGIYHGLEQPEYLLSHEAMNNEPQKFYSFVKKIYHPTARPNIIHLEMAKLASKKQVWVVSQNIDGLHEKAGSPKLVNFHGNLYHCYCRKCGNTVSWETYLQTDQHATCGGQIRPDIVLYGEGFNDEVIERATSAVQQAELIVIVGTSFQVHPFCDLIQFRNTKSQILVINQEPIQLDQEYDFLQTDGAIVFEKLSKGANYDH is encoded by the coding sequence CGTTGAAGAAGCGGTAGCAACAATAGCCACTAGTTCAAAAATCACTTTCCTAACTGGCGCTGGGGTATCAACGCCTTCTGGTATTCCCGACTATCGATCGTTAAAAGGAATCTATCATGGATTGGAACAACCCGAATACCTTCTAAGTCATGAAGCAATGAACAATGAGCCACAAAAATTTTATTCATTTGTGAAAAAAATCTATCATCCAACAGCAAGACCAAATATTATTCACTTAGAAATGGCAAAGTTAGCCTCAAAAAAGCAAGTTTGGGTAGTTTCCCAAAATATCGATGGATTACATGAAAAAGCGGGAAGTCCAAAACTTGTGAATTTTCACGGAAATCTTTATCATTGCTATTGTAGGAAATGTGGGAACACCGTTTCTTGGGAAACCTATTTACAAACAGATCAACATGCAACATGTGGGGGACAAATTCGACCAGATATCGTGTTGTATGGGGAAGGATTTAATGATGAAGTCATAGAGCGAGCAACATCGGCTGTTCAACAAGCAGAGTTGATCGTCATCGTCGGAACGAGTTTTCAAGTACACCCGTTTTGTGACTTAATCCAATTTCGTAATACGAAGTCTCAAATCTTAGTAATCAACCAAGAGCCAATCCAGTTAGACCAAGAATATGATTTTCTGCAAACGGACGGTGCTATAGTATTTGAAAAATTATCAAAAGGAGCAAATTATGACCATTAG
- a CDS encoding transcription repressor NadR, with translation MIDGEARRKEILHTLANEEKPVSASKFASRFQVSRQIIVGDIALLRASGAAIIATARGYVLETNETQNGLVSKIAVQHGREQTEEELRLIVEAGGEVLDVIVEHPLYGELTGMLHIQTTQEIELFMKRYKKSNATLLSELTDGIHLHTIRYPDTNVLRTIKQQLIKAGILYEG, from the coding sequence ATGATTGATGGAGAAGCACGGCGTAAAGAAATCCTGCATACCCTGGCAAATGAAGAAAAACCGGTCAGTGCCAGCAAATTCGCTTCACGGTTTCAAGTGAGCCGTCAAATTATCGTCGGAGACATTGCATTGTTAAGAGCATCAGGCGCGGCTATTATTGCAACGGCAAGAGGTTACGTTCTTGAAACCAATGAAACACAGAACGGCTTAGTGAGCAAGATTGCTGTCCAACATGGTCGTGAGCAAACAGAAGAAGAGTTGCGCTTGATCGTTGAAGCTGGTGGCGAAGTTTTAGATGTCATTGTAGAACATCCCTTATATGGTGAGTTGACAGGCATGCTTCATATCCAAACAACTCAAGAAATTGAATTGTTTATGAAACGCTATAAAAAAAGTAATGCTACGTTGTTATCTGAGCTGACCGATGGGATTCATCTGCATACCATCCGTTATCCAGATACTAATGTGTTGAGAACGATTAAGCAACAGTTGATAAAAGCAGGAATTCTCTACGAAGGCTAA